CTCGGCAGCATCTGGCCTGACCTGCCGCTGGCCCCCGGCATCCGCGAGCTGGGCGAGAAGGCGCTCGGCACCTTCCGCACCATCGGCTGCGAGGTCGAGCCCTGCACGCTCGACGTGCCGCGCGAGCACAACTGGAGCGCGTGGCTGCGGTTGAGGCAACTGCTGGTGGGCGGCAAGCTCGGTGCCTACCTCAGCGACCCGAAGCTGTTCGGGCAGCTCAAGCCCGAGGCCCAATGGGAAATCGAGCAGAGCCGGCACCTCGATGCGGCTTCGCTGTACCAGGCATCGGTGTACCGCTCGAACGTGTACCGAGCATTCCTGAAGCTGTTCGAGCGTTTCGACTTCGTGCTGGCACCGACGGCGCAGGTGTTTCCGTTCGATGCCGAGTTGCACTGGCCGGCCGAGGTGGATGGCGTGAAGAGCGACACGTACCACCGCTGGATGGAGATCGTCACGCCGTTCACGCTGGCCGGGTTGCCGACGCTGAATGTGCGCGCCGGCTTCGGCGAAGGCGCGCTGCCGATGGGGCTGCAGCTGGCGGGGCCGATTCATGCGGACCTCGACGTGCTGCGGCTCGGGCATGCCTATGACCAGGCCTGCGGCTGGGCGGCGCACCGCCCCTCCGCATTGGGCTGAGGCCTCAGATCGGCGTCAACACGCCGCGCCCCGCGAAGTGCCCTTCGGCATTCGCGAGGAAATGGTCGACCGACTTCTGCGTCGCCTCGGGCGACCAGCCGGCCATGTGCGGCGTCAGCAGCACGTTGTCGAGGCCGACCAGCGGCTCGGGCCGCTTCGGTTCGCTCTCGTACACGTCGACGCCGGCCCCGGCGATGCGGTTCTCGCGCAATGCGGCCGCCAGTGCCTCGGTGTCGACCACGCTGCCGCGCCCGATGCTCACCAGGTAGCCCTGCGGCCCCAGCGCGTCGAGCACTTCGGCGTTGACCAGATGCTTGGTCGCCGGCCCGCCCGGTGCGGCCAGCACCAGGAAGTCGGCCCACGCGGCCAGCGACTTCAGGTCGTCGAAGTAGCGCTGCGTTGCGCCTTCGCGCGGCTTGCGGTTGTGATAGCCGACCTCCATGTCGAAGGCCGCCGCTCGCTTCGCGATCTTCTGGCCGATGGTGCCCAGCCCCAGGATGCCCAGCTTCTTGCCCGACACGTTCGGCGGCTGCGGAATGGCTTCGCGCCACACGCCCTCGCGGCACAGCCGGTCGAGCTTGCGGAACTCGCGCACGATGCTGATCAGCAGGCCGAAGGCGTGGTCGGCCACGCAGTCGTCGTTGGTGCCCGCGCCGTTGGCCGTCGCGATGCCGCGAGCGCGCGTCACTTCGAGCGGCACGCCTTCGTAGCCCGCGCCCATGCAGCAGATCAACTCCAGCGCCGGCATCGCCGCGATTTCCTCGGGCGTGATGCCGATGACGCCGATGGTCAGCACCGCGCGAAACTTCTTGCCGTGCTCGGCGATGGCGGCCGCGCGCAGGGCGGGGTCGAAGGCGTAGGTCATGTCATAGACCTCGGCAATCTGGGCCTGGTGGGCACTCGAAAGGCCGCTGAGCACCAGCAGGGGAATCTTGGTCGACACGTCTGAACTCCTGAAATCGATAAAAAGGAATGGATGATCGCGCTACATCAATGGAGTTGCTTCGCTCTTCTGCAAAGCCCACATCTGGGCGTAGCGGCCCTGCTTCGCGAGCAGCTCGGCATGCGTGCCGCGCTCGACGATCACGCCCGACTCCAGCACCAGGATCTCGTGCGCGTCGACCACCGTCGACAGGCGGTGCGCGATGACCAGCGTGGTCTTGTCCTGCGCGGCGCTCTTCAGCTCGGACTGGATGGCGCGCTCGTTGGCCGAGTCGAGCGCCGAGGTGGCCTCGTCGAAGATCACGATCGGCGGGTTCTTCAGCAGCGTGCGCGCAATGGCCACGCGCTGCTTCTCGCCGCCCGAGAGCTTCAGGCCGCGCTCGCCCACGGTCGTGTCGTAGCCCTTGGGCGTGGCCACGATGAAGTCGTGGATGCGCGCGGCGCGTGCCGCGGCCTCCACCTCTTCGCGGCTCGCCCCCGGGCGGCCGTAGGCGATGTTGTATTCGACCGTGTCGTTGAACAGCACCGTGTCCTGCGGGACGATGCCGATGGCGCGGCGCACGCTTGACTGAGTGACCTCGCGAATGTCTTCCCCGCCGATGGTGATGCGGCCGTGCTGCACGTCGTAGAAGCGGTACAGCAGCCGCGCCAGCGTGGACTTGCCCGAGCCCGAAGGCCCGACCACCGCCACCGTCTTGCCGGCGGGAATCTCGAAGCTCACGTGCTTGAGGATGGGCCGCGCGGCCTCGTAGGCAAAGCTCACATCCTCGAAGCGCACGGTGGCGTCGGTACCTGCCAGCGGCTGCGCGCCGGGCGCATCGCGCACCTCGCGCTCTTTTTCCATCAGCACGAACATCTTGTCGAGGTCGGTAAGGCTCTGCTTGATCTCGCGGTAGATCACGCCCAGGAAGTTCAGCGGAATGTAGAGCTGGATCATGAAGGCGTTGACCATCACCAGGTCGCCCAGCGTCATGCGCCCTTCGACCACGCCCGAGGTGGCGCGCCACAGCATCAGCACCAGGCTCACTGCAATCAGCAGTTGCTGCCCGGTGTTCAGCATGCTCAGCGTGCGCTGGCTCTTGATGGCGGCCTTGCGGTAGCGGTCGAGGCTGGCGTCGTAGCGGCCGGCCTCGAAGTCTTCGTTGTTGAAGTACTTGACGGTTTCGTAGTTCAGCAGCGAATCGACCGCGCGGCTTTGCGCCACCGAGTCGAGCTCGTTCATGGTCTTGCGGAACTGCGTACGCCATTCGGTCACCGTCACGGTGAAGGTGATGTACAGCACCAGCGCCGCCGCCGTGATCCAGACGAACAGCGAATCGAACTTCACGCCCAAGATGGTGAGCAC
This is a stretch of genomic DNA from Variovorax paradoxus. It encodes these proteins:
- a CDS encoding ABCB family ABC transporter ATP-binding protein/permease, producing MRRSGEALPSPHTAGGHPPARSDRSDWATLRRLFPYLWQYKWRVAAALAFMVGAKVANVGVPVLLKNLVDTMTPKPGAPDLAQALLIVPIGLLLAYGLLRFSTSLFGELRELIFAKATEGTARQIALEVFRHLHALSLRFHLERQTGGMTRDIERGTRGVHSLISMSLYSIVPTIIELVLVLTILGVKFDSLFVWITAAALVLYITFTVTVTEWRTQFRKTMNELDSVAQSRAVDSLLNYETVKYFNNEDFEAGRYDASLDRYRKAAIKSQRTLSMLNTGQQLLIAVSLVLMLWRATSGVVEGRMTLGDLVMVNAFMIQLYIPLNFLGVIYREIKQSLTDLDKMFVLMEKEREVRDAPGAQPLAGTDATVRFEDVSFAYEAARPILKHVSFEIPAGKTVAVVGPSGSGKSTLARLLYRFYDVQHGRITIGGEDIREVTQSSVRRAIGIVPQDTVLFNDTVEYNIAYGRPGASREEVEAAARAARIHDFIVATPKGYDTTVGERGLKLSGGEKQRVAIARTLLKNPPIVIFDEATSALDSANERAIQSELKSAAQDKTTLVIAHRLSTVVDAHEILVLESGVIVERGTHAELLAKQGRYAQMWALQKSEATPLM
- a CDS encoding 2-hydroxyacid dehydrogenase; translation: MSTKIPLLVLSGLSSAHQAQIAEVYDMTYAFDPALRAAAIAEHGKKFRAVLTIGVIGITPEEIAAMPALELICCMGAGYEGVPLEVTRARGIATANGAGTNDDCVADHAFGLLISIVREFRKLDRLCREGVWREAIPQPPNVSGKKLGILGLGTIGQKIAKRAAAFDMEVGYHNRKPREGATQRYFDDLKSLAAWADFLVLAAPGGPATKHLVNAEVLDALGPQGYLVSIGRGSVVDTEALAAALRENRIAGAGVDVYESEPKRPEPLVGLDNVLLTPHMAGWSPEATQKSVDHFLANAEGHFAGRGVLTPI